A section of the Agromyces aurantiacus genome encodes:
- a CDS encoding MFS transporter, whose product MTHAPDGPTTLSPARIRLALIALAMGGFGIGATEFVAMGLLPDMAVDLLPGLAAESADAANAAAGWIISAYALGVVVGAPTIAAAAARWPRKRLLLALLAAFSLGTIASALLPTFELVVAARFVAALPHGAYFGIASLVAANLMGPGKRARGVALVLSGLTIANVVGVPLITWLGQQAGWRVAYLAVAGIFVATFLAVLAAVPWQPGDPSATMVRELRIFTRVQAWFALAIGAIGFGGLFAVYSYVAPLATEVTGLPASLVPLILVVFGLGMTIGNLVGGRLADWSVRRSMHLFFATLAGALVLTALTAQHPLGLASGVFLVGASSAALSPTIQARLMDVARDSQSIAAALNHSALNIGNSLGAMVGGIVIAAGLGYVAPVWVGLLFTIAGSALAVATFALDRARQRRGIPLPSVTGAIGAVGD is encoded by the coding sequence GTGACCCACGCTCCCGACGGGCCGACGACGCTGTCGCCGGCCCGCATCCGTCTCGCCCTCATCGCCCTCGCGATGGGCGGCTTCGGCATCGGCGCGACCGAGTTCGTCGCGATGGGCCTGCTGCCCGACATGGCGGTCGACCTGCTGCCCGGGCTCGCGGCCGAGTCGGCCGACGCCGCGAACGCGGCGGCGGGCTGGATCATCTCGGCCTACGCGCTCGGCGTCGTGGTCGGCGCCCCGACGATCGCCGCGGCCGCCGCGCGGTGGCCCCGCAAGCGGCTGCTGCTCGCCCTCCTCGCGGCGTTCAGCCTCGGCACTATCGCGTCGGCGCTGCTGCCCACCTTCGAACTCGTGGTCGCCGCGCGCTTCGTCGCCGCGCTCCCGCACGGCGCCTACTTCGGCATCGCCTCGCTCGTCGCGGCGAACCTCATGGGTCCCGGCAAGCGCGCCCGCGGCGTGGCGCTCGTGCTCTCCGGCCTCACCATCGCGAACGTCGTCGGCGTGCCCCTGATCACCTGGCTCGGCCAGCAGGCCGGATGGCGCGTGGCCTACCTCGCGGTCGCGGGCATCTTCGTCGCGACCTTCCTCGCCGTGCTCGCCGCCGTGCCCTGGCAGCCGGGCGACCCGTCGGCGACCATGGTGCGCGAGCTGCGGATCTTCACGCGCGTCCAGGCGTGGTTCGCCCTCGCGATCGGCGCCATCGGGTTCGGCGGCCTGTTCGCGGTGTACAGCTACGTCGCGCCGCTCGCGACCGAGGTCACCGGGCTGCCCGCGTCGCTCGTGCCGCTCATCCTCGTGGTGTTCGGCCTCGGCATGACGATCGGCAACCTCGTCGGCGGGCGCCTCGCCGACTGGAGCGTCCGCCGATCGATGCACCTGTTCTTCGCCACGCTCGCCGGGGCGCTCGTGCTCACGGCGCTCACCGCGCAGCATCCGCTCGGCCTCGCCTCGGGGGTGTTCCTGGTCGGGGCCTCCTCGGCGGCGCTCTCGCCGACCATCCAGGCGCGCCTCATGGACGTCGCGCGCGACAGCCAGTCGATCGCCGCGGCGCTGAACCACTCGGCCCTGAACATCGGCAACAGCCTCGGCGCGATGGTCGGCGGGATCGTCATCGCCGCGGGGCTCGGCTACGTCGCCCCGGTGTGGGTCGGACTGCTCTTCACGATCGCGGGCAGCGCGCTCGCGGTGGCGACGTTCGCCCTCGATCGCGCGCGGCAGCGCCGCGGCATCCCGCTGCCGTCGGTCACCGGCGCCATCGGGGCCGTCGGGGACTGA
- a CDS encoding sensor histidine kinase, translating into MRRIDKERDRLLRRLARAGSLTGAIIALACLVVPGALDADRFSLVVALDLLVIVLAVVATSRGALLPTLATILAAVALLLAIGLDPVVDPAAATAMAVTAALTTPAIAIPMIVRPSGPALMIGSATGVLGAIGISATTGADMGLVLVAALAGWIACTATGVWLARAIQRAADRIDEVGRAHEAERLASESEAQQRQDARVLHDTVLATLSLLAHSGVGVGASALRQQAGDDARLLKQLRLGAPLDNGSSVIFSPESTAGAGGLGTTFESVRKRFARMGLDVNWHGAGQLVLPRDTLDALLGALGECLENVRRHSGVHEADVTITDDERTVRAMVTDQGAGFEPTSVDPARLGFAESVVGRLHAVGGRARVFSSPGSGTTVMLEVPKP; encoded by the coding sequence ATGCGTCGCATCGACAAGGAACGCGACCGGCTGCTGCGACGTCTCGCGCGCGCCGGGAGCCTGACCGGCGCGATCATCGCACTCGCCTGCCTCGTGGTGCCCGGCGCGCTCGACGCCGACCGCTTCTCGCTCGTCGTCGCGCTCGACCTGCTCGTGATCGTCCTCGCGGTCGTGGCGACCTCGCGCGGCGCGCTGCTGCCGACCCTCGCCACGATCCTGGCGGCCGTCGCGCTCCTGCTCGCGATCGGGCTCGATCCGGTCGTCGATCCCGCGGCGGCCACGGCGATGGCCGTCACCGCCGCGCTCACCACCCCCGCGATCGCCATCCCGATGATCGTCCGGCCCAGCGGCCCGGCGCTCATGATCGGCTCCGCGACCGGCGTGCTGGGCGCGATCGGCATCTCGGCGACCACCGGGGCCGACATGGGGCTCGTGCTCGTGGCGGCCCTCGCGGGCTGGATCGCCTGCACCGCGACCGGCGTCTGGCTCGCCCGGGCGATCCAGCGCGCCGCCGACCGCATCGACGAGGTCGGGCGCGCGCACGAGGCCGAGCGGCTCGCGAGCGAGTCCGAGGCGCAGCAGCGCCAGGACGCGCGCGTGCTGCACGACACCGTGCTCGCGACCCTCAGCCTGCTCGCCCACTCGGGCGTGGGCGTCGGTGCGAGCGCCCTGCGCCAGCAGGCCGGCGACGACGCGCGGCTGCTCAAGCAGCTGCGCCTCGGCGCTCCGCTCGACAACGGTTCGAGCGTGATCTTCTCCCCGGAATCCACGGCGGGCGCCGGCGGCCTCGGCACGACGTTCGAGTCCGTGCGCAAGCGATTCGCGCGGATGGGCCTCGACGTCAACTGGCACGGGGCCGGCCAGCTCGTGCTGCCCCGGGACACGCTCGACGCGCTGCTCGGCGCACTCGGCGAGTGCCTCGAGAACGTGCGGCGGCACTCGGGCGTGCACGAGGCCGATGTCACGATCACCGACGACGAGCGCACCGTCCGGGCCATGGTCACCGACCAGGGCGCCGGATTCGAGCCGACGTCCGTCGACCCGGCCCGACTCGGATTCGCCGAGTCGGTCGTCGGCCGGCTGCACGCCGTCGGCGGCCGGGCCCGGGTGTTCAGCTCGCCGGGCTCGGGCACCACCGTGATGCTGGAGGTGCCCAAGCCGTGA
- a CDS encoding acyltransferase family protein: MLPTPQERAPRPPHRKRRVPLWDNARWIAITLVVIGHGILPLIGEDDAAYSVYLFIYSFHVAVFVTVSGYFAKSGPPNARAMRQILTDIVFPYLIFETIWTVIRFLLGGEFVLDYTTASWTLWFLIALAIWRIALPYLVLLRFPLLIAIAISIGAGYTTEIDSTLALSRTFGMLPFFVFGWKLRQWRLTDRWLDLTTAVAWRWRAGAIALFAALLAVMPLAIETWRDLKLRRFMLYDESYEAIGYDEPWSGAIRLFLLLLAMLLAVAFLILMPRRTTWFTAFGSATMYIYLLHSFVLFPFRETPMLEGAQPWWMLPAMIAFCVLVSIVLSLKPVRRVFRPLVEPRARWLFRPEPMTATGTIVLPPEALPPPPAPRDPGA; encoded by the coding sequence ATGCTGCCGACGCCCCAGGAACGAGCACCCCGGCCGCCGCACCGCAAGCGCCGCGTGCCCCTGTGGGACAACGCGCGGTGGATCGCCATCACGCTCGTGGTCATCGGGCACGGCATCCTGCCGCTCATCGGCGAGGACGACGCGGCCTACAGCGTCTACCTGTTCATCTACTCGTTCCACGTCGCGGTGTTCGTCACCGTCTCGGGCTACTTCGCCAAGTCCGGGCCGCCGAACGCACGCGCGATGCGCCAGATCCTCACCGACATTGTCTTCCCCTACCTCATCTTCGAGACCATCTGGACCGTCATCCGGTTCCTGCTCGGCGGGGAGTTCGTGCTCGACTACACGACCGCGTCGTGGACCCTGTGGTTCCTCATCGCGCTGGCGATCTGGCGGATCGCGCTGCCCTACCTCGTGCTGCTGCGCTTTCCGCTGCTCATCGCGATCGCGATCTCGATCGGCGCCGGCTACACGACCGAGATCGACTCGACGCTCGCCCTCTCGCGCACGTTCGGCATGCTGCCGTTCTTCGTGTTCGGCTGGAAGCTGCGGCAGTGGCGGCTCACCGACCGGTGGCTCGACCTGACCACGGCGGTCGCCTGGCGCTGGCGCGCCGGCGCGATCGCCCTGTTCGCCGCGCTGCTCGCGGTCATGCCGCTCGCGATCGAGACGTGGCGCGACCTGAAGCTGCGGCGCTTCATGCTCTACGACGAGTCCTACGAGGCGATCGGCTACGACGAGCCCTGGTCGGGCGCCATCCGGCTCTTCCTGCTGCTACTCGCGATGCTGCTGGCCGTCGCGTTCCTGATCCTCATGCCGCGCCGCACGACCTGGTTCACGGCGTTCGGCAGCGCGACCATGTACATCTACCTGCTGCACTCGTTCGTGCTCTTCCCCTTCCGCGAGACGCCGATGCTCGAGGGCGCCCAGCCGTGGTGGATGCTGCCGGCCATGATCGCGTTCTGCGTGCTCGTGTCGATCGTGCTCTCGCTCAAGCCCGTGCGGCGCGTGTTCCGGCCGCTCGTCGAGCCGCGCGCGCGATGGCTGTTCCGGCCCGAGCCGATGACGGCGACCGGCACGATCGTGCTGCCGCCCGAGGCGCTCCCGCCGCCCCCTGCGCCGCGGGACCCGGGCGCATGA
- a CDS encoding bifunctional o-acetylhomoserine/o-acetylserine sulfhydrylase, with the protein MADHAADWRFETKQVHSGAAPDPVTKARATPIYQTTSYVFDSAEHAQNLFALAEFGNIYTRIMNPTQAVVEERLAALEGGSGALLVASGQAAETFAVLNIAQAGDHIVSSSSIYGGTYNLFKYTLAKLGIETTFVENQDDADEWRRAVRPNTKLFFAETIGNPKINVLDIGLVSGIAHENGIPLIVDNTIATPYLIRPFEHGADIVIHSATKFLGGHGTVIGGVIVDGGRFEWSKNVEKFPGLTEPDPSYHGASYTAAVGDALAYVIKARVQLLRDLGASIAPASAWQLIQGIETLSLRIERHVQNAQEIAEWLDSHPDVAHVNYSGLPSSPWYAAANTYAPKGVGAVLSFELKGGVDAGRALVDNLSLFSHLANIGDVRSLVIHPASTTHSQLTPEQQLTTGVTPGLVRLSVGIENVDDLKADLEAGLAAARRATEAARV; encoded by the coding sequence ATGGCCGACCACGCCGCCGACTGGCGCTTCGAGACGAAGCAGGTGCACTCGGGCGCTGCGCCCGACCCCGTGACCAAGGCTCGCGCCACCCCGATCTACCAGACCACGTCGTACGTGTTCGACTCCGCCGAGCACGCGCAGAACCTCTTCGCGCTGGCCGAGTTCGGCAACATCTACACGCGCATCATGAACCCCACGCAGGCCGTGGTGGAGGAGCGCCTCGCCGCGCTCGAGGGCGGCAGCGGCGCCCTCCTCGTCGCGTCGGGCCAGGCGGCCGAGACCTTCGCGGTGCTCAACATCGCGCAGGCCGGCGACCACATCGTCTCGTCGAGCTCGATCTACGGCGGCACGTACAACCTCTTCAAGTACACGCTCGCCAAGCTCGGCATCGAGACCACGTTCGTCGAGAACCAGGACGACGCCGACGAGTGGCGCCGCGCGGTGCGCCCCAACACCAAGCTGTTCTTCGCCGAGACGATCGGCAACCCGAAGATCAACGTGCTCGACATCGGGCTCGTGTCGGGCATCGCCCACGAGAACGGCATCCCGCTCATCGTCGACAACACGATCGCGACGCCGTACCTCATCCGCCCGTTCGAGCACGGCGCCGACATCGTGATCCACTCGGCCACGAAGTTCCTCGGCGGCCACGGCACCGTGATCGGCGGCGTCATCGTCGACGGCGGCCGGTTCGAGTGGTCGAAGAACGTCGAGAAGTTCCCGGGCCTGACCGAGCCCGACCCCTCGTACCACGGTGCGAGCTACACGGCCGCGGTGGGCGACGCGCTCGCGTACGTCATCAAGGCGCGCGTGCAGCTGCTGCGCGATCTCGGCGCCTCGATCGCGCCGGCGAGCGCCTGGCAGCTCATCCAGGGCATCGAGACGCTCTCGCTGCGCATCGAGCGCCACGTGCAGAACGCGCAGGAGATCGCCGAGTGGCTCGACTCCCACCCCGATGTCGCGCACGTGAACTACTCGGGCCTGCCCTCGAGCCCCTGGTATGCGGCGGCCAACACCTACGCGCCCAAGGGCGTCGGCGCGGTGCTCTCGTTCGAGCTCAAGGGCGGCGTGGACGCCGGCCGCGCGCTGGTCGACAACCTCTCGCTGTTCAGCCACCTGGCCAACATCGGCGACGTGCGCTCGCTGGTCATCCACCCCGCCTCGACGACGCACTCGCAGCTCACGCCCGAGCAGCAGCTGACGACGGGCGTCACGCCCGGACTCGTCCGCCTCTCGGTCGGCATCGAGAACGTCGACGACCTCAAGGCCGACCTCGAGGCCGGACTGGCCGCCGCCCGCCGGGCCACCGAGGCCGCGCGCGTCTGA
- a CDS encoding thiamine-binding protein: MLVAFSVAPSGTGRTDGSVHDAVAEAVRIVRESGLPNRTTSMFTEIEGEWDEVFAVIREACEAVGDYGSRVSLVLKADIRPGFTNELEGKVDRLEAALENDG; this comes from the coding sequence ATGCTGGTCGCGTTCTCGGTCGCTCCGAGCGGAACGGGTCGCACGGACGGTTCGGTGCACGATGCGGTCGCCGAGGCCGTGCGGATCGTCCGGGAGTCGGGGCTTCCGAACCGGACGACGTCGATGTTCACCGAGATCGAGGGGGAGTGGGACGAGGTCTTCGCGGTGATCCGCGAGGCGTGCGAGGCGGTCGGCGACTACGGGTCGCGCGTGTCCCTCGTGCTCAAGGCCGACATCCGTCCGGGCTTCACGAACGAGCTGGAGGGCAAGGTCGACCGGCTCGAGGCCGCGCTCGAGAACGACGGCTGA
- a CDS encoding ADP-dependent NAD(P)H-hydrate dehydratase, translated as MATGTWREWTADDASEWLSAPSADDDKYRRGVLGVITGSPDFPGAAVLGVEAAHRTGVGMVRFTGPRAVRQAVLAARPETVGVPGRVQAWLLGSGMDTDHRSFLLAGDLQHALASGEPTVLDAGGLDLVGSHTAPTVITPHARELARLLNDRDIDATVEEVEADPAGWAARAAEELRVAVLLKGAVTHVCDPDGTRLTVTASTHWLASAGTGDVLGGIVGALAATHHERLATHATAITYLAATAAFVHSEAARRASEAWEGGPVTAMDVAHAIPPVIGRLLRGEARSPRP; from the coding sequence ATGGCAACGGGGACGTGGCGGGAGTGGACCGCCGACGACGCATCCGAGTGGCTCAGCGCTCCGAGCGCCGACGACGACAAGTACCGCCGCGGCGTGCTCGGCGTGATCACGGGCTCGCCCGACTTCCCGGGCGCGGCGGTGCTCGGTGTCGAGGCGGCCCACCGGACGGGGGTCGGGATGGTGCGCTTCACCGGTCCGCGCGCCGTGCGCCAGGCCGTGCTCGCCGCGCGACCGGAGACCGTCGGCGTGCCCGGGCGCGTGCAGGCCTGGCTGCTGGGCTCGGGGATGGACACCGACCACCGGTCGTTCCTGCTCGCCGGCGACCTCCAGCACGCCCTCGCGTCGGGCGAGCCGACCGTGCTCGATGCCGGTGGGCTCGACCTCGTCGGGAGCCACACCGCCCCGACCGTCATCACGCCGCATGCGCGGGAGCTCGCCCGGCTGCTGAACGACCGCGACATCGACGCCACGGTCGAGGAGGTCGAGGCCGATCCGGCCGGATGGGCCGCCCGCGCCGCCGAGGAACTGCGCGTCGCGGTGCTGCTCAAGGGTGCCGTCACCCACGTCTGCGACCCGGACGGCACGCGCCTCACGGTGACGGCGTCGACCCACTGGCTGGCCAGCGCCGGCACGGGAGACGTGCTCGGCGGGATCGTCGGTGCCCTCGCGGCGACGCACCACGAGCGGCTCGCGACCCACGCGACGGCGATCACGTACCTCGCCGCGACGGCCGCGTTCGTCCACTCCGAGGCCGCGCGCCGTGCGAGCGAGGCGTGGGAGGGCGGCCCCGTCACGGCGATGGACGTCGCGCACGCCATCCCGCCCGTCATCGGCCGCCTGCTGCGCGGCGAGGCCCGATCCCCGCGTCCGTGA
- a CDS encoding response regulator transcription factor, translated as MPETELPRIRLAIVDDHRMLLGALSEWLRGAASDVELVAAVPSWSELLAHPEFPVDVVLLDLDLRDNIPISIKLSTLKSAGVRTMLMSTYSEPAVVREALGAGALGYLVKSEPVETIVEAIRAAQRGESYLSRELEDALDGDGAAPRLSAQERRVMALYGAGQPVKAVAFQLGISEETAKSYLKRIREKYRLAGYDVGTKVALRKRAIADGILLQSE; from the coding sequence GTGCCCGAAACCGAACTGCCGCGCATCCGGCTCGCGATCGTCGACGACCATCGCATGCTGCTGGGTGCGCTCTCCGAGTGGTTGCGGGGGGCGGCGTCCGACGTCGAGCTCGTGGCGGCCGTGCCGTCGTGGTCCGAGCTGCTCGCGCACCCCGAGTTCCCCGTCGACGTGGTCCTGCTCGACCTCGACCTGCGCGACAACATCCCGATCTCCATCAAGCTGTCGACGCTGAAGTCGGCGGGCGTGCGCACGATGCTGATGAGCACCTACTCCGAGCCCGCCGTGGTGCGCGAGGCGCTCGGCGCGGGCGCGCTCGGATACCTCGTGAAGTCGGAACCCGTCGAGACGATCGTCGAGGCCATCCGCGCCGCGCAGCGCGGCGAGTCGTACCTCAGCCGCGAGCTCGAGGACGCGCTCGACGGGGACGGCGCCGCCCCGCGGCTGAGCGCGCAGGAACGCCGGGTGATGGCGCTGTACGGCGCGGGCCAGCCCGTGAAGGCGGTCGCGTTCCAGCTCGGGATCTCGGAGGAGACCGCGAAGAGCTACCTCAAGCGCATCCGCGAGAAGTACCGCCTCGCGGGGTACGACGTCGGCACGAAGGTCGCGCTGCGCAAGCGCGCGATCGCCGACGGGATCCTGTTGCAGTCGGAGTGA
- a CDS encoding glycosyltransferase 87 family protein, whose product MAEDVVDAVDGRRRPARLRRALGGRGALWAAFAVVHVALVAINLSGAGNALGDVTLVYRVWAETAQHGWVRMGIDVPWVYPILAFAPMTAALAFGSEWYGATWLGLVTVLDAIAFGVLLGSGTLSRRRRAAAWWWVAFLVLLGPIALGRIDAVTVPFAVVGLLWAAGRPRVAAALLTIGAWIKVWPAALVAALVVASRRRGEVVIVAAALTAGILGVSVLAGSGGNALGFVAEQAGRGLQVESPFAVPWLWWIVGGTREATIAYDRDILTFQIEGPGADAAAALTTPVMALGAVLVLVAGLRAARRGAHLVALLPPLALAFTTVLIVANKVGSPQFVTWLAAPVILGIVLGGGRHLVPAGLALAIAVLTQVIYPYWYGWLLIANPGFVVVLTVKVVLLVLLLLWAVRAVWQAGSARTPSDESAA is encoded by the coding sequence ATGGCGGAGGACGTCGTCGACGCGGTCGATGGCCGGCGCCGGCCCGCTCGGCTGCGCCGGGCGCTCGGCGGACGCGGGGCGCTCTGGGCGGCGTTCGCCGTGGTGCACGTGGCGCTGGTGGCAATCAACCTGTCGGGCGCCGGCAACGCGCTCGGCGACGTGACCCTCGTGTACCGCGTGTGGGCCGAGACCGCGCAGCACGGCTGGGTGCGCATGGGCATCGACGTGCCCTGGGTGTACCCGATCCTCGCGTTCGCGCCCATGACCGCCGCGCTCGCCTTCGGCTCCGAGTGGTACGGAGCGACGTGGCTCGGCCTCGTGACCGTGCTCGACGCGATCGCGTTCGGCGTGCTGCTCGGCTCCGGGACGCTCTCGCGCCGCCGTCGCGCCGCCGCGTGGTGGTGGGTCGCGTTCCTCGTCCTCCTCGGGCCGATCGCACTCGGCCGCATCGATGCGGTGACGGTGCCGTTCGCCGTCGTCGGACTGCTGTGGGCGGCGGGGCGCCCGCGCGTCGCGGCAGCGCTGCTCACCATCGGGGCGTGGATCAAGGTCTGGCCGGCCGCGCTGGTGGCCGCGCTCGTGGTGGCCTCGCGCCGCCGCGGCGAGGTCGTCATCGTCGCGGCGGCGCTCACGGCCGGGATCCTCGGCGTGAGCGTGCTCGCGGGCTCGGGCGGAAACGCGCTCGGGTTCGTCGCCGAGCAGGCGGGCCGCGGGCTGCAGGTCGAGTCGCCCTTCGCGGTGCCGTGGCTGTGGTGGATCGTCGGGGGGACGAGGGAGGCGACGATCGCCTACGACCGCGACATCCTGACGTTCCAGATCGAGGGTCCGGGGGCGGACGCCGCGGCCGCCCTCACGACGCCGGTGATGGCGCTCGGCGCGGTGCTCGTCCTCGTGGCGGGCCTCCGCGCGGCGCGGCGCGGCGCGCACCTCGTCGCGCTCCTCCCGCCGCTCGCGCTCGCGTTCACCACGGTGCTCATCGTGGCCAACAAGGTCGGTTCGCCGCAGTTCGTCACGTGGCTGGCCGCGCCCGTGATCCTGGGGATCGTGCTCGGGGGCGGCCGTCACCTGGTGCCGGCGGGCCTCGCGCTCGCGATCGCGGTGCTCACCCAGGTGATCTACCCGTACTGGTACGGCTGGCTGCTGATCGCCAACCCGGGGTTCGTGGTGGTCCTCACGGTCAAGGTGGTGCTGCTGGTGCTCCTCCTCCTGTGGGCGGTGCGCGCGGTGTGGCAGGCTGGTTCTGCGCGCACGCCGTCGGACGAGTCCGCGGCCTAG
- the metX gene encoding homoserine O-acetyltransferase MetX → MDWQTISETVPASIVPEARAAHQLAGRAPATGAWREGDPVGDRRFERIGDLALESGQTLPDVRIAYESWGELSPTRDNAILVLHALTGDSHVLGPAGPAHPSPGWWPGVVGPGRAIDTDRWFVIAPNVLGGCQGSTGPSSLASDGVEWGARFPFLTIRDQVAAQLAFARSVGIDRFAAVVGGSMGAMHVLEWAITAPDAVERIAVLAAPPATTADQIALNSVQLEAVRSDPAFRGGAYYDAPDGDGPTRGLSLARRMAMLNYRTPAELNHRFERSWQSGLDPLGGGGRFAVESYLDFHGNKFTRRFDANSYLVLTEAMNSHDIGRGRGGVAAALGRITARSLVLGIDSDRYFPLEGQREIARHLRRSSHGSEPVVLRSDYGHDAFLIEDEAVGEALAHLLAE, encoded by the coding sequence ATGGACTGGCAGACGATCTCGGAGACGGTGCCGGCGAGCATCGTGCCCGAGGCGCGCGCCGCCCACCAGCTCGCGGGCCGGGCACCTGCGACCGGCGCGTGGCGCGAGGGCGACCCCGTCGGCGACCGCCGCTTCGAGCGCATCGGCGACCTCGCGCTCGAGTCCGGACAGACCCTGCCCGACGTGCGCATCGCGTACGAGTCGTGGGGCGAGCTCTCCCCCACGCGCGACAACGCGATCCTCGTGCTGCACGCGCTGACGGGCGACAGCCACGTGCTCGGGCCTGCGGGCCCGGCGCATCCGAGTCCCGGCTGGTGGCCGGGCGTCGTCGGGCCGGGCCGCGCGATCGACACCGACCGCTGGTTCGTGATCGCGCCCAACGTGCTCGGCGGCTGCCAGGGCTCGACGGGGCCGTCCTCGCTCGCGTCCGACGGCGTCGAGTGGGGCGCACGGTTCCCCTTCCTGACGATCCGCGACCAGGTCGCCGCGCAGCTGGCGTTCGCCCGCAGCGTGGGGATCGACCGCTTCGCCGCCGTCGTCGGCGGCTCGATGGGCGCGATGCACGTGCTCGAGTGGGCGATCACGGCGCCCGACGCGGTCGAGCGGATCGCGGTGCTCGCCGCCCCGCCCGCCACGACCGCCGACCAGATCGCCCTCAACTCCGTCCAGCTCGAGGCCGTGCGGAGCGATCCCGCGTTCCGCGGCGGCGCCTACTACGACGCGCCCGACGGCGACGGCCCCACGCGCGGGCTCTCGCTCGCCCGCCGCATGGCGATGCTGAACTACCGCACGCCCGCCGAGCTGAACCACCGGTTCGAGCGCAGCTGGCAGTCCGGCCTCGACCCGCTCGGCGGCGGCGGCCGCTTCGCGGTCGAGTCGTACCTCGACTTCCACGGCAACAAGTTCACGCGCCGGTTCGACGCCAACAGCTACCTCGTGCTCACCGAGGCGATGAACTCGCACGACATCGGCCGTGGCCGGGGCGGCGTCGCGGCGGCGCTCGGGCGCATCACGGCCCGGAGCCTCGTGCTCGGCATCGACAGCGATCGCTACTTCCCGCTCGAGGGGCAGCGCGAGATCGCCCGGCACCTGCGCCGCAGCTCCCACGGCTCCGAGCCGGTGGTGCTCCGCTCGGACTACGGCCACGACGCGTTCCTCATCGAGGACGAGGCGGTCGGCGAGGCGCTCGCGCACCTGCTCGCCGAGTGA
- a CDS encoding SDR family oxidoreductase: MDGMRAVVTGASSGIGAATVRGLRAAGWDVLAVARREDRLAALAAETGATTFVADVTSDADVAALRDHVARSGGAHALVNNAGGAKGLASVEESELDDWAWMFEVNVLGVKRVTSALLPLLRRGAQERGVADIVNVTSIAGHVAYVGGGGYNAAKFAAHALTEVLRLELNGEPIRVIEVAPGMVRTDEFALVRFGGDRARADAVYEGVPEPLVAEDIAGVIVDAVSKPPHVDLDLIVVKPVAQAAPYRLAKGPLAVRPADRS; the protein is encoded by the coding sequence ATGGACGGCATGCGCGCGGTGGTCACGGGAGCGAGTTCGGGCATCGGCGCGGCGACGGTGCGGGGGCTGCGAGCGGCCGGATGGGACGTGCTCGCCGTCGCGCGGCGCGAGGACCGGCTCGCGGCGCTCGCCGCGGAGACCGGCGCGACCACGTTCGTCGCCGACGTGACGAGCGACGCGGACGTCGCGGCGCTGCGCGACCACGTCGCCCGCTCGGGCGGCGCGCACGCGCTCGTGAACAACGCCGGCGGTGCGAAGGGGCTCGCGTCAGTCGAGGAGTCCGAGCTCGACGACTGGGCGTGGATGTTCGAGGTGAACGTGCTCGGCGTCAAGCGCGTGACGAGCGCGCTGCTGCCCCTGCTGCGGCGCGGCGCGCAGGAGCGCGGCGTCGCCGACATCGTCAACGTCACCTCCATCGCCGGGCATGTCGCCTACGTGGGCGGCGGCGGGTACAACGCGGCCAAGTTCGCGGCGCACGCGCTCACCGAGGTGCTGCGGCTCGAACTCAACGGCGAGCCGATCCGCGTGATCGAGGTCGCGCCCGGGATGGTGCGGACCGACGAGTTCGCGCTCGTGCGGTTCGGCGGCGACCGGGCGAGGGCCGACGCGGTCTACGAGGGCGTGCCCGAGCCGCTCGTCGCGGAGGACATCGCCGGCGTCATCGTCGACGCCGTCTCGAAGCCGCCCCACGTCGACCTCGACCTCATCGTCGTCAAGCCGGTCGCGCAGGCGGCGCCGTACCGGCTGGCGAAGGGGCCGCTCGCCGTCAGGCCGGCGGACCGCTCGTGA